A window from Borrelia sp. P9F1 encodes these proteins:
- a CDS encoding N-acetylmuramoyl-L-alanine amidase, with protein sequence MFVEAQEFVYTNILDALDERVFRLNFNVESDILTVKHEKGHLKFKIGFEYCLSSTGYYIHVDPILLREGEILITKRALRQLENYFKSMKSYSKPRITSIVIDPGHGGHDRGAVVTHKIDGNDVTLLEKDFALIYSIHLYKILSNYFLDRTILLTRVDDIFIPLRDRAEFANAIKPDFPNNVIFLSIHANNAPNPVARGIEFWYLPENSKREVVKNFKGYDIKGNRYLRELNDILDVKYKYESKKLAEILYETFVAAVDETKVRSIREEQWFVIKNSSMPAVLIEIGFLSNISDASLILNYNYMSKVNMLILKSLVKFIKFYEK encoded by the coding sequence ATGTTTGTAGAAGCGCAAGAATTTGTTTACACTAACATACTTGATGCACTTGATGAGAGAGTCTTTAGACTTAATTTTAATGTCGAAAGTGATATTTTGACTGTTAAGCATGAAAAGGGACATCTTAAATTTAAAATAGGATTTGAATATTGTCTTTCGTCCACTGGTTACTATATTCATGTTGATCCTATACTTTTAAGGGAAGGGGAGATTTTAATAACCAAAAGGGCGTTGAGGCAGCTTGAAAATTATTTTAAGTCCATGAAAAGTTATAGTAAGCCAAGAATAACGTCGATAGTTATTGATCCTGGTCATGGCGGGCATGACAGGGGAGCTGTTGTTACGCATAAGATAGATGGGAATGATGTTACTCTTCTGGAGAAGGACTTTGCATTAATTTATTCTATACATCTGTATAAAATTTTAAGCAATTATTTTCTAGATAGGACTATTTTGTTAACTCGTGTTGATGATATTTTTATACCACTGAGGGATAGGGCTGAATTTGCAAATGCAATTAAACCAGATTTTCCAAATAACGTAATCTTTTTGTCCATACATGCAAATAATGCCCCAAATCCTGTTGCTAGAGGGATTGAGTTTTGGTATCTTCCTGAAAATTCAAAAAGAGAAGTTGTGAAAAATTTTAAAGGATATGATATTAAGGGTAATAGGTACCTGAGAGAACTTAATGATATACTTGATGTTAAGTATAAATATGAGTCAAAAAAATTAGCCGAGATTTTATATGAAACCTTTGTCGCTGCTGTAGATGAAACCAAGGTACGCTCAATTAGGGAGGAGCAGTGGTTTGTTATAAAAAATAGTAGTATGCCTGCCGTGTTAATTGAGATTGGATTTTTATCTAATATTTCTGACGCGAGTTTAATTTTGAATTACAATTACATGAGTAAGGTGAATATGCTGATACTTAAGTCTTTAGTTAAGTTTATTAAATTTTATGAGAAGTAG
- a CDS encoding ABC transporter ATP-binding protein, which produces MQGILVLDRVTKRYGDFVANDEVSMSFRRGEIHAILGENGAGKTTLMKTIYGVHKPTSGRLFLRGKELNLKDSSESIRNGIGMVFQHFMLIPNFTAVQNIILGYEDSSFGFINYGKAFKKILDISRKYGLAIDTDRQIQDLSVGMGQKIEIIKVLYRNADIIIFDEPTAVLAPGEIDEFMKILKMLVSEGHTVILITHKIKEIKAVAQKCTIMRLGKVMGTFDVSEVDEKILTKLMIGKETVLDVSRRQFVDSTNILEVKNLNVKDERGVLKVKNVSFNIRASEILGIAGIEGSGQEELVEAILGVRAAVSGEIFKKTGDEFESIKGLSVKQIIDRKIGSIPSDRQKHGLILAFSVLQNIGIKSFDDVKYLDIKKKNKINKLGLKALYTIKKQFVGFNLNFLKKISRQLTNSFDIRPRDILCKVKNLSGGNQQKVIVAREINLEPEVLLAVQPTRGLDIGAVENIYKKILEQRDVGTAVLLVSLELEELMSVCDRIAVMYDGQIVGILEDNFDVNVIGKMMTGMA; this is translated from the coding sequence GTGCAGGGTATACTGGTTTTAGATAGAGTAACAAAGCGGTATGGAGATTTTGTAGCTAATGATGAAGTCTCTATGAGCTTTAGAAGGGGGGAGATACATGCAATTCTTGGTGAAAATGGCGCTGGTAAAACCACTTTAATGAAAACTATTTACGGGGTGCATAAGCCTACGAGTGGTCGCCTTTTTTTAAGGGGTAAGGAATTAAACCTTAAAGATTCAAGTGAATCTATTCGTAATGGTATTGGTATGGTTTTTCAACACTTCATGCTAATTCCGAATTTCACAGCTGTACAAAACATTATATTGGGATATGAAGATTCGAGTTTTGGATTTATTAATTATGGGAAAGCGTTTAAAAAAATACTCGATATTTCTAGGAAATATGGTCTAGCAATAGATACCGATAGGCAGATTCAAGATTTGAGCGTTGGAATGGGGCAGAAGATAGAGATAATCAAGGTTCTTTATCGGAATGCAGATATCATTATTTTTGACGAACCTACCGCAGTACTTGCTCCGGGTGAGATCGATGAATTTATGAAGATTTTAAAAATGTTGGTTTCAGAGGGACATACTGTAATACTTATTACACATAAGATAAAGGAAATAAAGGCTGTAGCACAAAAGTGTACAATTATGAGGCTTGGGAAAGTGATGGGAACTTTTGATGTTTCCGAAGTTGACGAGAAAATTCTTACCAAATTAATGATAGGTAAGGAAACGGTTCTTGATGTATCTAGAAGACAGTTTGTTGACAGTACAAACATTCTTGAAGTTAAAAACTTGAATGTTAAGGATGAGAGGGGCGTGCTTAAAGTTAAAAATGTTAGTTTTAATATCAGAGCTAGTGAAATTTTGGGGATAGCTGGAATTGAAGGGAGTGGACAGGAGGAATTAGTTGAAGCTATCCTTGGTGTGAGAGCAGCAGTCAGTGGAGAGATATTTAAGAAGACTGGAGATGAGTTTGAATCCATAAAGGGACTTAGTGTAAAACAAATAATAGATAGAAAGATCGGCAGTATCCCGTCTGATAGACAAAAGCACGGTCTTATTCTAGCTTTCAGTGTTTTACAAAATATTGGGATTAAGAGCTTTGATGATGTGAAGTACCTAGATATTAAGAAAAAAAATAAGATTAACAAATTGGGTCTTAAGGCATTGTATACCATTAAAAAGCAGTTTGTTGGGTTTAATTTAAATTTTCTTAAAAAAATAAGTAGACAACTTACAAATTCGTTTGATATTAGACCAAGAGACATTTTGTGTAAGGTTAAGAATTTATCTGGAGGTAATCAGCAAAAGGTAATTGTTGCCCGTGAGATTAATTTGGAACCTGAGGTTCTCCTAGCAGTTCAACCCACAAGAGGACTCGATATTGGTGCTGTTGAGAATATTTATAAGAAAATACTAGAACAAAGAGATGTAGGGACAGCTGTTCTTCTTGTATCTCTTGAGCTTGAAGAGCTTATGAGTGTTTGTGATAGAATAGCTGTGATGTACGATGGACAAATTGTAGGTATTCTGGAGGATAATTTTGATGTCAATGTTATTGGTAAAATGATGACAGGTATGGCTTAG
- a CDS encoding chemotaxis protein CheA encodes MLDAENEELLGIFFEEAQNLVDTLEENIMSLEDDPNNSGTIDEIFRAAHTLKGSSASVDMMELSGFTHVVEDVFDAIRGNGLKICHELVDLLLNSLDIVKSMLDARLNGSVYLEDVSELKGKLMGFLGKSDQKISMISLGESVGDRFLLSSFDLHDIRESLGLGQKVLRVSINFNKDNPMATISGIQMFQALKDLSPVLHTVPSYEQIVADEYLPRVDYYLIYSDIGNVEKKINISDVVSNYTIEELDIEDELERAEARERDVIRPNLLYGDEVQLSSAELVSLRARIGAAKLFEVKLNFNKDNPMATISGMQMMQALKSLGEVYKSIPDNVELLADKFFDVVVYYLVTDTSTDSITRKVNLEDVVVSFEIREVNLEDVKDSGLDTETDEASTKHFKKGSPLNVNLIRIDSKRIDSILNLVSEAVINKSAYNQINSDMTSLLYSFNYFYDYQESFQRNFLVDLKVVFKDMGLELEDAVETQIKNLMNHKIERTLHDMGELRDSFLKILQDSKFASGRLSRIITDLHESVLRTRMLPVSGIFLRFTRVVRDLSRKLGKVVELDTEGGDTEIDKSVIDDLVEPLMHCVRNSMDHGLETSEERLKKGKDRVGRILLRARNEGNIISIDIADDGRGIDPNIIRQKSIEKGIIKRDEVLSDSEVLNLIFSPGFSTASQVTDVSGRGVGLDVVKKSIEKLNGAILIDSKIDVGTTFKIKLPLTLVIVQGLLVKSGSEIYVIPLNSVLETHRISEENIKRIENKHEVYNLREEIVSVLRLDKLFNIERYEDLSEKFLIVINVDDKKAGIVVDLILGEEDFVVKPIKDKYASSLGIVGATTLGDGKVVLIIDVFKLFELRDMKE; translated from the coding sequence ATGCTGGATGCAGAAAACGAAGAGCTTTTGGGGATTTTTTTTGAAGAAGCTCAAAATCTTGTAGATACCCTTGAAGAAAATATTATGTCATTAGAGGACGATCCCAATAACTCGGGGACTATTGATGAGATATTTAGGGCAGCACACACTCTTAAGGGTAGCTCGGCTTCAGTTGATATGATGGAACTTTCAGGGTTTACTCATGTTGTTGAGGATGTGTTTGATGCTATTAGAGGTAATGGGTTAAAGATTTGTCATGAGCTTGTTGATTTGCTTTTAAATTCACTTGATATTGTAAAAAGTATGTTGGACGCACGCCTTAATGGAAGCGTTTATTTGGAAGATGTGAGTGAGCTTAAAGGGAAGTTAATGGGATTTTTGGGCAAAAGTGACCAAAAAATATCTATGATTTCTTTAGGGGAATCAGTTGGTGATAGATTTTTGCTTTCATCTTTCGACCTTCATGACATACGTGAAAGCTTGGGGCTTGGGCAGAAAGTTTTAAGGGTTAGTATTAATTTTAATAAAGACAATCCTATGGCAACTATTTCTGGAATACAAATGTTTCAAGCTTTAAAAGATTTGTCTCCAGTCCTTCATACAGTTCCTAGTTATGAGCAAATTGTTGCCGATGAGTATCTACCTAGAGTGGATTATTACTTAATATATTCAGATATCGGCAATGTGGAGAAAAAGATAAATATATCCGATGTCGTTTCAAATTATACAATTGAAGAACTTGATATTGAGGATGAATTGGAAAGGGCAGAGGCAAGAGAGAGGGATGTTATTCGGCCTAACCTTTTATATGGGGATGAAGTTCAACTTTCTAGTGCTGAGCTTGTAAGCTTAAGGGCTCGTATTGGGGCTGCTAAATTATTTGAAGTGAAATTGAATTTTAATAAAGACAATCCCATGGCAACGATTTCTGGAATGCAGATGATGCAAGCGTTAAAAAGCTTGGGAGAGGTTTATAAGTCCATTCCTGATAATGTTGAGTTATTGGCAGATAAGTTTTTTGATGTCGTTGTGTACTATTTAGTGACAGATACTTCGACAGATAGCATTACTAGAAAGGTAAATTTGGAAGATGTTGTTGTTAGCTTTGAGATTAGGGAGGTCAACTTAGAGGATGTTAAGGACTCGGGTTTAGATACTGAGACAGATGAGGCATCTACTAAGCATTTTAAGAAGGGTTCTCCTTTAAATGTTAATTTAATTAGAATTGATAGCAAAAGAATAGATTCTATATTAAATCTTGTAAGTGAAGCTGTTATAAACAAATCAGCTTATAATCAAATAAATTCTGATATGACATCTTTGCTTTATAGTTTTAATTATTTTTATGATTACCAAGAAAGTTTTCAGAGGAATTTTTTAGTAGATTTGAAAGTTGTCTTTAAAGATATGGGATTGGAGTTAGAAGATGCTGTTGAAACTCAAATAAAAAATTTAATGAATCATAAAATAGAGAGAACTTTGCATGATATGGGAGAATTGAGAGATTCTTTCTTAAAAATTCTTCAAGATTCAAAATTTGCTTCTGGTAGGCTTTCAAGAATAATTACTGATTTACATGAGAGTGTTTTAAGAACAAGAATGTTGCCGGTTTCTGGTATTTTTTTGAGATTTACAAGAGTTGTAAGGGATTTATCGAGGAAATTGGGTAAGGTTGTAGAACTTGATACGGAGGGAGGCGATACGGAAATCGATAAGTCTGTTATAGATGATCTTGTAGAACCTTTGATGCATTGTGTTAGGAATTCCATGGATCATGGGCTTGAAACTTCTGAGGAGAGACTTAAGAAGGGCAAGGATAGGGTTGGTCGTATACTTTTGCGCGCTAGAAATGAGGGCAATATAATATCGATAGATATTGCAGATGATGGCAGGGGGATAGACCCGAATATTATTAGACAAAAATCAATTGAAAAGGGGATAATTAAGAGAGATGAGGTTCTTTCCGATAGTGAGGTTCTTAACTTGATTTTTTCTCCTGGATTTTCAACAGCAAGTCAGGTTACGGATGTTTCTGGGAGGGGAGTGGGTCTTGATGTTGTAAAAAAGAGTATTGAGAAGTTAAATGGGGCTATTTTAATAGATTCAAAGATTGATGTTGGTACTACTTTTAAAATTAAGTTACCCTTGACATTGGTAATTGTTCAAGGGCTTCTTGTAAAATCGGGAAGTGAAATTTATGTTATTCCTTTAAACAGCGTCCTTGAGACGCATAGGATTAGCGAAGAAAACATTAAACGAATTGAAAATAAACACGAAGTATATAATTTAAGAGAAGAAATTGTGTCTGTACTTAGACTTGATAAGCTTTTTAATATAGAAAGGTATGAGGACTTATCTGAGAAGTTTTTAATAGTTATTAATGTTGATGACAAAAAAGCAGGAATAGTTGTAGACCTTATCCTTGGAGAAGAAGATTTTGTTGTAAAGCCTATTAAGGATAAGTACGCTTCAAGCCTTGGGATTGTTGGAGCTACTACACTTGGCGATGGTAAAGTTGTTTTAATTATTGATGTGTTTAAGCTTTTTGAGTTAAGGGATATGAAGGAATAG
- a CDS encoding chemotaxis protein CheX, with protein MRIDYIEPFLDAASSVLRDMLLVEDIKMGTPGLKSINQKIKGVSVIVGLAGSVEGSIVIDMDVDTALFIASKLNFEDYVDFEDEETKEMVAATLTEVGNIIAGNFVTTLHAKGFIFDITPPAFIYGENMKISNKGSEALIVPFTLPDGKIVEVNIAIRERV; from the coding sequence ATGAGAATAGATTATATAGAACCATTTTTGGATGCTGCTTCTTCGGTTTTAAGGGATATGTTGCTTGTTGAAGATATTAAGATGGGAACCCCTGGGCTTAAGTCGATAAATCAGAAAATAAAGGGAGTTTCTGTGATTGTGGGACTTGCGGGATCTGTTGAGGGCAGTATTGTTATTGATATGGATGTTGATACAGCTCTTTTTATTGCTTCTAAGTTGAATTTTGAGGATTATGTTGATTTTGAGGATGAGGAGACTAAGGAGATGGTTGCCGCTACTCTTACTGAGGTTGGCAATATTATTGCGGGTAATTTTGTTACCACTTTACATGCCAAGGGATTTATATTCGATATAACTCCTCCGGCTTTTATTTATGGAGAGAACATGAAGATAAGTAATAAAGGTTCAGAGGCCTTGATTGTGCCGTTTACCTTGCCAGATGGTAAGATTGTAGAAGTTAATATTGCAATAAGAGAGAGGGTTTGA
- a CDS encoding response regulator: MIQKTTIAMDSSVKPKGINYETGVPFNVLIVDDSVFTVKQLTQIFTSEGFNVIDTAADGEEAVIKYKNHYPNIDIVTLDITMPKMDGITCLSNIMEFDKNARVIMISALGKEQLVKDCLIKGAKTFIVKPLDRTKVLQRVMSVFVK, translated from the coding sequence ATGATCCAAAAGACTACTATTGCGATGGATTCTTCGGTTAAGCCAAAGGGTATTAACTATGAGACGGGAGTTCCTTTTAATGTTTTGATTGTTGATGATTCAGTTTTTACTGTGAAGCAGCTTACTCAAATTTTTACCTCTGAGGGGTTTAATGTTATTGATACTGCTGCTGACGGTGAGGAGGCTGTGATTAAGTATAAGAATCATTATCCTAATATTGATATTGTTACTCTCGATATTACTATGCCTAAAATGGATGGGATAACTTGTCTTTCTAATATTATGGAATTTGATAAGAATGCTAGGGTTATAATGATTTCCGCATTGGGGAAAGAGCAGCTGGTTAAGGATTGCTTAATTAAGGGCGCTAAAACGTTTATTGTGAAGCCACTTGACAGGACTAAAGTTCTTCAGAGAGTTATGTCTGTGTTTGTTAAATGA
- a CDS encoding HAD family hydrolase: protein MKIRACIFDMDGTLINSITDIAFSMNSALKNLGYKEIKTDKFSSFVGRGFDKFVEKTLEYLSINFNDKSLKYNLYEEFVKEYNQNLTSQTRAYDGIPDLLSELSKLKIPIGILSNKNHDELLVVAKDMFKDIDFFEIRGYSSRFEAKPDPANALDMIMELNVEPKEVAYIGDSDVDMITARNAGFLPIGVSWGFRTIEELKANGAKYIINKPSELLGIIK from the coding sequence ATGAAAATAAGAGCTTGCATTTTTGACATGGACGGAACTTTAATAAACAGCATCACAGATATTGCATTTTCGATGAATTCTGCATTAAAAAATCTAGGATACAAAGAAATAAAGACAGATAAATTTAGTAGCTTTGTTGGAAGAGGATTCGATAAATTTGTAGAAAAAACCTTAGAATATCTGAGTATAAACTTTAATGATAAAAGCCTTAAGTACAATCTTTACGAAGAATTTGTAAAAGAATATAATCAAAACCTTACTTCTCAAACAAGGGCATATGATGGCATACCGGATCTTCTGTCTGAGCTTAGTAAACTTAAAATTCCAATAGGAATTTTAAGCAACAAAAACCATGACGAACTCTTGGTAGTGGCAAAAGATATGTTTAAAGACATAGATTTTTTTGAAATCAGAGGTTACTCTTCAAGGTTTGAAGCAAAACCAGATCCTGCAAATGCCCTTGACATGATAATGGAACTCAATGTTGAACCTAAGGAGGTTGCATACATAGGAGACAGTGATGTTGATATGATAACTGCTAGAAATGCTGGATTTCTGCCAATTGGAGTTTCATGGGGATTTAGAACAATAGAAGAATTGAAAGCAAATGGAGCAAAATATATCATAAACAAGCCTTCCGAACTTTTGGGCATAATAAAATGA
- a CDS encoding CheR family methyltransferase: MDIKEIHLGDDELNGYKVRESSFVNLDFKVVSFNIGDDNYLIDIMKVKEIRKSGNFTYVPNARKYVVGLDNLRGEIISIIDLRVMFNLKTSEKELEDIMVLRNEDLLIGIIVDKVNNVFSIDSSLIQDPHPVLSQDAFIKYIKGVVEHEGKLYILLDIDKVFNYDEEDEGLLAGETSVDLPVEENLIELTEPFNDFIDDLKVMRDGLSQYSFNTSLVNSEFLREVGIKLGIAGINDESYGRFLGEFYSRSAGRLWDDSYLREFQNEVVERFVGGIGGAGSILNVFEVGCGDGKETVSFVNALCESYKKLLRVTAIDNDLTKVIGTSNLVFSEAEIGLSEIYRKNSFEQRPGLYKFKAEIMNNILFEYSDAILSEFPEDLGIIFLRDVLCFFNNEEQALILDTIAKKTVSGALLILGDNEKLKDNDIFVKERSVEHFNLYKKI; encoded by the coding sequence ATGGACATAAAAGAGATTCATTTGGGAGATGATGAATTGAATGGGTATAAGGTTAGAGAGTCTAGTTTTGTTAATTTGGATTTCAAAGTAGTGTCTTTCAATATTGGCGATGATAATTACTTAATAGATATAATGAAAGTTAAGGAAATTAGGAAATCTGGCAATTTTACATATGTTCCAAACGCTAGGAAGTATGTGGTTGGTCTTGATAATTTAAGGGGAGAGATAATATCTATCATTGATTTGAGGGTAATGTTTAATTTAAAGACCAGTGAAAAGGAACTTGAGGATATTATGGTCCTCAGAAATGAAGATTTATTGATTGGTATCATTGTTGACAAGGTTAATAATGTTTTCTCGATTGATTCTTCTCTAATACAAGATCCTCATCCTGTTTTATCTCAAGATGCATTTATAAAGTACATAAAGGGAGTGGTTGAACATGAGGGTAAATTGTACATACTCCTTGATATAGATAAGGTTTTCAATTATGATGAGGAAGATGAAGGCTTGCTGGCAGGTGAAACAAGTGTTGATTTACCTGTGGAAGAAAATCTAATTGAACTTACTGAACCCTTTAATGATTTTATAGATGATTTGAAGGTTATGAGGGATGGTCTTTCTCAATATTCTTTTAACACATCTTTGGTAAATAGCGAGTTTTTAAGAGAAGTTGGAATAAAATTAGGTATAGCCGGTATTAATGATGAATCTTATGGGCGATTTTTGGGTGAGTTTTATTCAAGATCGGCGGGGCGCTTGTGGGATGATAGTTATTTAAGAGAGTTTCAGAACGAAGTTGTCGAGAGGTTTGTGGGTGGTATTGGTGGTGCTGGTTCTATTTTAAATGTTTTTGAAGTTGGATGCGGGGATGGAAAGGAGACAGTATCTTTTGTGAATGCTTTGTGTGAATCTTATAAAAAACTTCTTAGGGTGACGGCTATTGATAATGATTTGACTAAAGTGATTGGTACTTCTAATTTAGTTTTCTCAGAGGCTGAAATTGGCTTGAGCGAGATTTACAGAAAGAATTCCTTTGAACAGAGGCCAGGACTTTATAAGTTTAAGGCAGAGATTATGAATAATATTTTGTTTGAATATTCGGATGCCATTTTATCGGAGTTTCCTGAGGATTTGGGGATTATTTTCTTGAGGGATGTTTTGTGTTTTTTTAATAATGAGGAACAAGCTTTGATTCTAGATACAATTGCAAAAAAGACTGTTAGTGGAGCTCTTTTGATTTTGGGAGATAATGAGAAGCTTAAAGATAATGATATTTTTGTAAAGGAAAGGTCTGTGGAACATTTTAACTTGTATAAAAAGATCTAA
- a CDS encoding DUF192 domain-containing protein — MRVFCVFFVLIFLSCVEHVYDKEIVVGGVKFCVKLAFDDFSRAKGYMGTRVVNKNNGILFMFNKERNLSFWMKNTPVPLEIAYINSGGVIKEIYSLVPFSEKSVRSKHMVKYALEVPEGSFAKFDIKVGDKVKFNFDINSIRVE; from the coding sequence CTGAGGGTGTTTTGTGTATTTTTTGTCTTAATTTTTTTATCTTGTGTAGAGCATGTCTACGATAAGGAAATCGTAGTCGGTGGTGTTAAGTTTTGTGTTAAGCTTGCTTTTGATGATTTTAGTAGAGCTAAGGGCTATATGGGGACTAGAGTTGTAAATAAAAACAATGGTATCCTTTTTATGTTTAATAAAGAGAGAAATTTATCTTTTTGGATGAAGAACACTCCCGTGCCGCTTGAGATTGCTTATATTAATTCTGGAGGCGTTATTAAGGAAATCTACAGCCTAGTTCCGTTTTCAGAGAAAAGTGTGAGATCTAAGCATATGGTTAAATATGCCCTTGAGGTCCCAGAGGGCTCTTTTGCTAAATTTGATATTAAAGTAGGAGACAAGGTTAAATTCAATTTTGATATTAATTCTATAAGGGTAGAATAA
- a CDS encoding flagellar filament outsheath protein → MRSSLLSIFVRCRFFCFRRLDAGGGGYLIGALCVLLFLSFFYSSCVIFLNYDNIFSRKVFYFYSERELVSDLRYLKERQTLKENLDFLVKDFLLGSSEGFSLLLDTRKAKFLYSFMSNGIYFVNISREFYDSSGNVGHHGSGGLGMSLFIKSLEETINFNYPGCVRELVVFVEGSVLDGGSDSFSGIGYLVKRQIKKRKI, encoded by the coding sequence ATGAGAAGTAGTTTGTTGAGTATATTTGTGAGGTGTAGGTTTTTTTGTTTCAGACGTCTTGATGCTGGGGGAGGGGGGTATTTAATTGGGGCGCTTTGTGTACTTTTGTTTTTAAGTTTTTTTTATTCTTCGTGTGTGATTTTTTTAAATTATGATAATATTTTTTCTAGGAAGGTTTTTTATTTTTATTCTGAGCGTGAGTTGGTTTCTGACTTAAGGTATTTAAAGGAAAGGCAGACTCTTAAGGAAAATTTGGATTTCTTGGTTAAGGATTTTCTGTTGGGTAGTAGTGAGGGGTTTTCTTTGCTATTGGACACAAGGAAGGCCAAGTTTTTGTACTCTTTCATGAGTAATGGTATATATTTTGTAAATATATCGAGAGAGTTTTATGATTCTTCGGGTAATGTTGGTCATCATGGGTCTGGTGGGCTTGGGATGAGTTTATTTATTAAATCTTTAGAAGAAACAATTAATTTTAACTACCCTGGTTGTGTGAGGGAGCTTGTCGTTTTCGTTGAAGGGTCTGTTTTAGATGGTGGGAGCGATAGTTTTTCAGGCATCGGGTATCTTGTTAAGAGGCAAATTAAAAAAAGGAAGATTTGA
- a CDS encoding flagellar filament outer layer protein FlaA, translating to MAKLKAVFVLLFFMLFSPVFGQEAADEAGGGGQKGDLGVLVLDFTELEKDPSSTKLDLANYVDYVYSGASGIVKPEDMVVDLGINNWSVLLTPSARMQSYVRNSLVAPAVVKSDSRRYAGDTVLGVRVLFPSHSQSSAMVLPPFKIPFYSGEDGNQFLGKGVIDNVKTMKEVKVTVYSLGYEVDLEVLFEDMNGMEYAYPLGTLKFKGWADLVWSNPTYLPNMNSRIVRDDIPNYPIASSKMRFKAFRVSKSHSSRNQNFIFYVKDVRVLYDKLNVSLDSDIDNESVFKVYEEQGAESLRKLKAQETFKRVLRIRENVSMPEGSFQDFLEKDTKKNESVTQAK from the coding sequence ATGGCGAAATTGAAAGCTGTTTTTGTTTTATTGTTTTTTATGTTGTTTAGTCCTGTTTTTGGGCAGGAAGCTGCTGATGAGGCGGGCGGTGGAGGCCAGAAGGGTGATCTTGGTGTGTTGGTTCTTGATTTTACAGAACTTGAGAAAGATCCAAGCTCAACTAAACTGGATCTTGCAAACTATGTTGATTATGTTTATTCTGGGGCTTCAGGCATCGTTAAACCAGAGGATATGGTTGTAGACCTTGGAATAAATAATTGGAGTGTGCTTTTGACCCCTTCGGCAAGAATGCAGTCTTATGTGAGAAATTCTCTTGTAGCGCCAGCTGTTGTTAAGAGTGATTCTAGGAGATATGCAGGCGATACAGTGTTGGGGGTGAGGGTATTATTTCCTAGTCATTCTCAGTCTTCCGCTATGGTTTTACCCCCATTTAAGATTCCCTTTTATTCTGGAGAAGATGGAAACCAGTTCTTGGGCAAAGGAGTTATTGACAATGTCAAGACTATGAAAGAAGTTAAGGTAACTGTGTATAGTTTGGGTTATGAGGTAGACCTTGAAGTTTTATTTGAAGATATGAATGGTATGGAATATGCCTATCCCTTGGGTACCTTGAAGTTTAAAGGTTGGGCTGATTTGGTGTGGTCAAACCCTACTTATCTTCCAAACATGAACTCTAGAATAGTTAGAGATGATATTCCCAATTATCCTATCGCTTCAAGTAAAATGAGATTTAAGGCCTTTAGGGTATCGAAGTCACATAGTTCAAGGAATCAGAATTTTATTTTTTATGTTAAAGATGTAAGGGTTCTTTATGATAAGTTGAATGTTTCTTTGGATTCTGATATTGATAATGAATCTGTGTTTAAGGTTTATGAAGAGCAGGGGGCGGAATCTCTTAGAAAGTTAAAAGCACAGGAAACTTTTAAAAGAGTTTTAAGAATTAGGGAAAATGTCTCAATGCCGGAAGGTTCTTTTCAAGATTTTTTAGAAAAGGATACTAAAAAGAACGAGTCAGTCACTCAAGCAAAATAG